From Capra hircus breed San Clemente chromosome 1, ASM170441v1, whole genome shotgun sequence, the proteins below share one genomic window:
- the LOC108636550 gene encoding keratin-associated protein 10-8-like — protein sequence MMAFSTLSACSSDLSYSSRVCLPGSCDSCTGSSWQVDDCPESCCEPPCCAPSCYAPAPRLTLLCAPVSCESSLCCQPACNSSCPASCCQQSSCQLTCCISSPCQQACCVPVSCRPVCCRPVCCTPVCCRPVCCESSPCSASLCCQPNPCPSVSCRPSSSVSLLCRPVCRPTCCVPTSSCQPICCRPASCVSLLCRPACSRPACCILTSVPEPCC from the coding sequence ATGATGGCTTTCTCCACCCTGTCTGCCTGTTCAAGTGACTTGAGCTACAGCAGCCGGGTCTGCCTGCCCGggtcctgtgactcctgcactggGTCCTCCTGGCAGGTGGATGACTGTCCAGAGAGCTGCTGCGAGCCCCCCTGCTGTGCCCCCAGCTGCTATGCTCCGGCCCCTCGCCTAACCCTCCTCTGTGCCCCAGTGAGCTGCGAGTCCAGCCTCTGCTGCCAGCCAGCCTGCAACAGCTCCTGCCCGGCTTCATGCTGCCAGCAGTCTAGCTGCCAGCTCACCTGTTGCATCTCCTCCCCCTGCCAGCAGGCCTGCTGTGTGCCCGTCTCCTGCAGGCCCGTCTGCTGCAGGCCTGTCTGCTGCACACCTGTCTGCTGCAGGCCCGTCTGCTGTGAGTCCTCCCCCTGCTCAGCCTCCTTGTGCTGCCAGCCCAACCCCTGCCCCTCGGTCAGTTGCAGACCCTCCTCCTCTGTGTCCCTCCTCTGCCGTCCTGTGTGCCGCCCCACATGCTGCGTGCCCACCTCCTCCTGCCAGCCCATCTGCTGCCGCCCAGCCTCCTGCGTGTCCCTGCTCTGCAGGCCTGCGTGCTCCCGCCCTGCTTGCTGCATCCTAACCTCAGTCCCAGAGCCCTGTTGCTGA